The following proteins are co-located in the Malassezia restricta chromosome II, complete sequence genome:
- a CDS encoding CTD kinase subunit beta, with product MADRKAQVATVTDTLYFTPSQWDGCMARMRGDKISALKWNQMQMAACSFIAAVGAKLGCPQRTIGTAQLLYQRFHLFHAPTDFSLHEVALTCLFTSAKLNDTQKRVHEVVLASYVFRYPELISTPDRGDWIAHAHVSDVDQEMLHREQTAIVSLERLLLPCVCYNFQLRSPQILSWTIKLARHWRLSKSDADVAWRMACDSHRTNVAWLYTPLTVALGCLYAQEAMARGAPYPWHETASWGVALSDVTDVALKLLELYVQHTPALYMSARSERRVVPPHAVYPPPLGLLAWRAPTASEMEARLTQAQIYLRQKPLDERAPPPPPRSLDALLPPKATHDGARIIATRYILPI from the coding sequence ATGGCCGACCGCAAGGCCCAAGTGGCGACGGTCACGGACACGCTGTATTTCACGCCGTCGCAATGGGATGGATGTATGGCCCGGATGCGTGGGGATAAGATATCGGCACTGAAGTGGAATCAGATGCAGATGGCGGCATGCTCCTTCATAGCGGCGGTGGGTGCGAAGCTGGGCTGCCCGCAGCGCACTATaggcacggcgcagctgctgtaCCAGCGCTTCCATCTATTTCATGCGCCGACGGATTTTTCGTTACATGAGGTGGCTTTGACGTGTCTTTTCACGTCGGCCAAGCTCAATGACACGCAGAAGCGCGTGCACGAAGTTGTGTTGGCCAGCTACGTGTTTCGGTATCCAGAGCTGATCTCGACGCCCGACAGGGGCGATTGGAtcgcacatgcgcacgtATCAGACGTGGATCAAGAGATGCTGCATCGTGAGCAGACCGCGATTGTGTCTCTGGAGCGCCTTCTCCTGCCTTGTGTGTGCTACAATTTCCAGCTGCGGTCGCCGCAGATTCTGTCGTGGACGATCAAATTGGCGCGCCACTGGCGCCTGTCCAAATCCGACGCCGATGtggcgtggcgcatggcctgtgACAGCCACCGCACGAATGTGGCGTGGCTCTATACCCCCCTGACCGTGGCGCTTGGTTGCCTGTATGCCCAAGAAGCCATGgcgcgcggtgcgccgTATCCATGGCATGAGACAGCATCGTGGGGCGTGGCCCTGAGCGATGTGACGGACGTGGCATTGaagctgctcgagctctatgtgcagcacacgccCGCGCTCTACATGAGTGCGCGGAgtgagcgccgcgtggTGCCGCCGCATGCCGTGTATCCGCCGCCCTTGGGCCTGCTGgcgtggcgagcgccgaCCGCTTCGGAGATGGAAGCGCGCCTGACGCAAGCGCAAATCTATCTGCGCCAGAagccgctggacgagcgggcgccgccgccgccgccgcggtcCTTGGACGCGCTGCTCCCGCCGAAGGCGACCCACGATGGGGCGCGGATTATTGCCACGCGCTACATATTGCCCATCTAA
- a CDS encoding multidrug resistance protein, MATE family, with the protein MTEEAGSARSNLSGFLTGEFLREHGEETPLLTGDAAFQPHISSMGNASGYGAVRPAPSVPVDASPHVWPEMCTLAKFTVPICATHLLELSLSVVSVLSLGHLGTVELASASLAGITANVTGFSVISGLVSALDTLLPASYTRQPHLMGLWTQRVGLMVFAVLPLIFVLWLNAERGLILLGQDPDIAYNARQFLMVLSFGLPGVAIFELCRRFLQAQGMMHAPTVVLIIVSPLNAIANFFLVWGPERYRIGFLGAPMASALSMWLMAGLCAVQCAVACRDTWGGFSRDVWDPAALRTCVSLGFAGLISLASEWWAWEIVGLVTAALGTRALASQSVLLVLSSVTYQIPFAAAVAASVRVGNLLGAMHASSARTASYAAVVLSIVVGVFNSSVVFGTRNYLGYLFSSDKDVVRMVASVLPIMALFQCADCVSGIVGGILRGCGRQSLSAMINVTAYYVIGLPVSLLLAFGPWHLGLAGLWWGLTTALAYSTVLSLWYVYNMDWDSVMQKVHRTMRASVM; encoded by the coding sequence ATGACCGAAGAGGCGGGCTCGGCCCGCTCGAATCTGTCCGGCTTTCTTACGGGCGAGTTTCTgcgcgagcatggcgaAGAAACGCCGCTCCTCACAGGCGACGCAGCCTTTCAGCCCCACATCTCCAGCATGGGCAACGCATCGGGCTacggcgccgtgcgacCGGCGCCATCGGTGCCGGTggatgcgtcgccgcaCGTGTGGCCCGAAATGTGCACGCTCGCCAAGTTCACCGTGCCTATCTGCGcgacgcacctgctcgagctgagCCTCTCGGTCGTCTCGGTCCTGAGTCTCGGGCACCTGGGCACCGTCGAGCTGGCCTCGGCGTCCCTCGCCGGCATCACGGCCAACGTGACAGGCTTCAGCGTCATTAGCGGACTCGTTTCCGCGCTGGATACCCTGCTGCCCGCCTCGTATACCCGCCAGCCCCACCTCATGGGTCTCTGGACACAGCGCGTCGGCCTCATGGTGTtcgccgtgctgccgcTCATCTTTGTCCTGTGGCTCAATGCCGAGCGAGGCCTCatcctgctcggccaggACCCTGATATTGCGTACAATGCTCGACAGTTTCTCATGGTGCTCTCGTTCGGCTTGCCCGGCGTCGCCATCTTCGAGCTCTGCCGCCGCTTCCTCCAGGCCCAGGGCATGATGCATGCGCCCACGGTCGTGCTCATCATCGTGTCGCCTCTCAACGCCATCGCCAACTTCTTTCTCGTGTGGGGCCCCGAGCGGTACCGCATCGGCTTCCTGGGCGCACCGATGGCCAGTGCCCTATCCATGTGGCTCATGGCTGGGCTTTGCGCCGTGCAGtgcgccgtggcgtgccGCGATACTTGGGGCGGCTTCTCACGCGACGTGTGGGATCCTGCAGCGCTGCGCACCTGCGTCTCCCTCGGCTTCGCGGGCCTGATCAGCCTGGCCTCTGAATGGTGGGCCTGGGAAATTGTCGGGCTCGTCAccgccgcgctcggcacacgcgcccTGGCCTCGCAGTCGGTCCTGCTCGTGCTCTCCTCGGTCACGTATCAAATTCCGttcgctgccgccgtcgcggcgtcggtgcgcgtcggcaacctgctcggcgccatgcatgcCTCGTCGGCTCGCACCGCGAGCTATGCCGCCGTGGTGCTCTCGATCGTGGTCGGCGTTTTCAACTCCTCCGTCGTCTTCGGCACACGCAACTACCTCGGCTACCTGTTCAGCAGCGACAAGgacgtcgtgcgcatggTCGCCTCCGTCCTGCCGATCATGGCGCTCTTTCAGTGCGCCGACTGCGTCAGCGGTATTGTCGGCGGCATTTTACGCGGCTGTGGCCGCCAATCGCTCAGTGCCATGATCAATGTCACTGCTTACTATGTCATCGGCCTTCCTGTGAGCTTGCTGCTCGCTTTCGGACCGTGGCATCTCGGCCTCGCCGGCCTTTGGTGGGGCCTCACAACGGCCCTGGCGTACAGCACCGTGTTGTCGTTGTGGTATGTGTACAATATGGACTGGGACTCGGTCATGCAAAAGGTGCACCGCACCATGCGCGCGAGTGTCATGTAG
- a CDS encoding DnaJ subfamily C member 9: MSHDPAAEDPMRLFFSEDVDLYEVLDVAHDASADSIRKAYRRLALTYHPDKAAQHGHDAEAVARKFQQVGFAYSILADEKRRKRYDATGSTSDSIWDSDEPVDWNEYFKTLWTGEVNAKTLDEFKASYQHSEEERNDILQAYRDHEGSLEGIFAAVPCSNILDDEKRFIRVVHDALRHHDLEPTPAWSDLFSDRGKKKRKALRQKAHSEAHEAEAYAKELGVWDNLFGKKRDTPTKPEPTEEEDVDLEGLRAAMRAKASKRADAFDDMLTQLEAKHAPPTKSRKKRRAQ, translated from the coding sequence ATGTCCCACGATCCTGCCGCAGAGGATCCTATGCGTCTGTTTTTCTCGGAAGATGTAGACCTGTATGAAGTGCTCGATGTCGCACACGACGCTAGTGCCGACTCCATCCGCAAGGCGTATCGCAGGCTCGCCCTCACGTACCATCCTGACAAGGCCGCGCAAcacggccacgacgccgaggCCGTAGCACGCAAGTTTCAGCAAGTGGGGTTTGCCTACAGCATCTTAGCGGATGAGAAGCGCAGGAAGCGATACGATGCCACAGGCTCGACAAGCGACTCTATCTGGGATAGCGACGAGCCCGTCGACTGGAACGAGTACTTCAAAACGCTGTGGACAGGCGAAGTCAATGCCAAGACGCTGGATGAGTTCAAGGCTTCGTACCAACACTCGGAGGAAGAAAGAAACGATATCTTACAGGCATACCGCGATCATGAGGGCTCGCTCGAAGGCATCTTTGCTGCCGTACCCTGCTCCAATATTCTTGACGACGAAAAGCGATTCATTCGCGTGGTCCATGACGCACTCCGACACCACGATCTCGAACCAACGCCCGCATGGTCCGATCTTTTCTCGGACCGAGGCAAGAAAAAGCGCAAGGCACTCCGCCAAAAGGCTCATTCTGAGGCCCATGAAGCCGAAGCGTACGCCAAAGAGCTGGGTGTATGGGACAATCTATTCGGAAAGAAGCGCGATACACCCACAAAGCCGGAGCCCACTGAGGAAGAGGACGTTGACTTGGAGGGCCTACGGGCAGCCATGCGAGCTAAAGCGTCCAAGCGCGCCGATGCCTTCGACGACATGCTGACCCAACTCGAGGCCAAGCACGCTCCGCCCACCAAGAGCCGCAAAAAGCGTCGTGCCCAGTAA